Proteins encoded within one genomic window of Bombina bombina isolate aBomBom1 chromosome 1, aBomBom1.pri, whole genome shotgun sequence:
- the LOC128646094 gene encoding prostaglandin E synthase 3-like, giving the protein MQPASAKWYDRRDYVFVEFCVEDSKQVKIDFGKNKLTFNCLGGSDSLKHLNEVELFQAIDPNESKHKRTDRSVLCCLRKAESGQSWPRLTKEKAKLNWLSVDFNNWKDWEDDSEEDMSNFDRFSEMMNNMGGDEDVDLPEVDGADDDSPDSDDEKMPDLE; this is encoded by the coding sequence ATGCAGCCGGCATCTGCAAAGTGGTACGACAGAAGGGACTATGTCTTTGTTGAATTTTGTGTTGAAGACAGCAAACAAGTGAAAATAGATTTTGGAAAAAACAAACTAACTTTCAATTGCCTTGGGGGATCAGATAGTCTTAAGCATCTAAATGAAGTTGAACTTTTTCAAGCCATTGATCCTAATGAATCCAAACATAAAAGGACAGATAGGTCTGTTCTGTGTTGTTTACGAAAAGCAGAATCTGGCCAATCATGGCCACGTTTGACAAAAGAAAAAGCAAAGCTCAACTGGCTTAGTGTGGATTTTAACAACTGGAAAGATTGGGAAGATGACTCAGAGGAAGACATGTCAAATTTTGATCGCTTTTCAGAGATGATGAACAACATGGGAGGAGATGAGGATGTAGATTTACCAGAGGTTGATGGTGCAGATGATGACTCGCCAGATAGTGATGATGAAAAAATGCCTGATCTGGAGTAA